The window GGACGAGCGATTGAACGATGTAGACCAATCGGCCGCGCACGCTGGCCCCCAACTGCACGAAGAGATTGTCGTTGCTGAAGCGCGAAAAGTGGGTCGGTTCCAGACGGACACCCAGATTTTCGGCAATCGACGACGCCAGCGCCGGGTTTGACCGCCCGCTGAACAGCCGGACGTTGTCCTGGGAGAATGAAGAGAAATGTTGGCTCATGGCATTACCCTTGCTACCTTCAAATCCATCACCTGTGAGCGGGAATGGCTCCACGCCCTATGGACGGATTATCACCGTGACGCGGCCAACGATCAACTAATCGAAGCGCGTATCCACCATCAGGGCCTGGCGCAATAATCGACGGTAGCGCCAACCGGGAATCTCGATAGCCCCCAGCCGTTTCAGATGGGGCGTCTGGAATTGCACGTCAAGCAGCGTAAATCCTCGCTCCCGTAAACGCTGCACCAGATAGTAGAGGGCTACTTTGCTGGCATCGGTGCCGCGGCTAAACATACTCTCCCCGGCGAAAAGCCCGCGCAGGCTGACCCCGTATAAACCACCCACCAACGCATCATCCAGCCACGCTTCGACGCTATGGGCAAAACCGAGGTCGTGCAGCCAGAGGTAGGCTTCGATGATCTCGGCGTTGATCCACGTCAGGAGGCGGTCGGGGGCGGGGGCGGCGCAGGCCAGCATCACCTCGGCAAAGGCCGTATTCATGCGCACGCTATACCGCCCGGCGCTGATCCGCCGTTGCAATGAGCGCGAGACGTGGAGGCGGTCGAGCGGCAGGATGGCCCGCGGATCGGGCGAGTACCAGCCGATCTGGTCATCGTCATGGGCCATGGGAAACAGGCCCTGAGCATAGGCCGACAACAGCAATTCAGGGGTCAGGTTCATGTGAGTGCATTATAATAGCGGCAAATCATCTGATCCCCGACGGGAGCCACTATGTACGATATCGAATACCTCCGCCGCGTAGAATTTCCCCAGGCGGCGGAACAGATCTATTTCAATCACGCCGCCATCGCCCCCCTGCCGCAGCGCAGCAAACGGGCCATCCAGGCCGCCGTTGACGCATTGAGCCGCGACCCCAGCGGCTACTTCGCCAACCAGGTCATGCCCGCGTTCGAGGAAATCGGCCGGAAAATAGCCCGCCATATCAACGCCGCTTCGCCGGCCGAGATCGTGACCACTACCTCCACCAGCGCCGCGCTCAACGCTGTCGCCCAGGCCATCGTCTGGCAGCCGGGCGATAACATCCTCTTCTGCGACGTGGAGTTTCCGGCCAATGCCTACCCGTGGATGAGTCTGGCCCGCGACGGCGTGGCGACGCGCTGCGTGCCGGCCGACGGCGGTGGCCTGACGCTGGATCGTCTGACCGATTTCTGCGACGAGCACACCCGCGCCGTGACGGTCAGCGCCGTGCAATTCCTGACCGGCCACCGCGCCGACCTGACGGCCATCGGCCAATTCTGCCGGGCCAACGAGATCCTGTTCATCGTCGATGCCATCCAGGCTATCGGCCACATGCGCTTCGACGTGCAGGCCATGCACATCGACGTGCTGGCGACCGGCGGCCAGAAGTCGTTGCTGGCCTTGCCCGGCACCGGCTTTCTCTACGTGCGGGAAGTCGTGGCCGAGGCCATGCGGCCGCGCCTGATCCATTCCAATGCCACGGTCGATTATATCCA is drawn from Candidatus Promineifilum breve and contains these coding sequences:
- the aat gene encoding leucyl/phenylalanyl-tRNA--protein transferase, which encodes MNLTPELLLSAYAQGLFPMAHDDDQIGWYSPDPRAILPLDRLHVSRSLQRRISAGRYSVRMNTAFAEVMLACAAPAPDRLLTWINAEIIEAYLWLHDLGFAHSVEAWLDDALVGGLYGVSLRGLFAGESMFSRGTDASKVALYYLVQRLRERGFTLLDVQFQTPHLKRLGAIEIPGWRYRRLLRQALMVDTRFD
- a CDS encoding aminotransferase class V-fold PLP-dependent enzyme — protein: MYDIEYLRRVEFPQAAEQIYFNHAAIAPLPQRSKRAIQAAVDALSRDPSGYFANQVMPAFEEIGRKIARHINAASPAEIVTTTSTSAALNAVAQAIVWQPGDNILFCDVEFPANAYPWMSLARDGVATRCVPADGGGLTLDRLTDFCDEHTRAVTVSAVQFLTGHRADLTAIGQFCRANEILFIVDAIQAIGHMRFDVQAMHIDVLATGGQKSLLALPGTGFLYVREVVAEAMRPRLIHSNATVDYIHWLAYDLTPATATARLNVGTPNVPGIMGIGASLDLMAELGIDQIDAHTTGLTRYGGAALARAGYEVLTPLDVAGPILTFRSPFDSPTTDRLILFLNERRIVAGKHLDAEGAPYVRFSFHAYNTLEEIDRCLAAMGLFVN